One genomic region from Xylocopa sonorina isolate GNS202 chromosome 8, iyXylSono1_principal, whole genome shotgun sequence encodes:
- the Dscam3 gene encoding Down syndrome cell adhesion molecule 3 isoform X3, whose product MDSTVTLLLLTACILEIVVAQQGPVFVLEPPSTLVFSNTTGSQLSCSAHGSPTPHVTWITSPDQRSVTAVPGLRQLLGNGTLYFPPFLAQDFRAEVHNARYRCRATSSVGTVLSREVTLRAVLTVPGYDVRVNRSPVVEGCNAVLSCAAREDVKEHLTVTSWFRDEAILLPGSTDTGGRFVVTSQGDLHIRAARPEDGRATYSCLTFHALTSERRRSEPATLTVTEPQGPMPTRLMQRSQIAISAESGSDVHLTCSAQGSPPPQFTWYRDVNGHSIPVESFGRIQLWGDLMQIRRVDAGDAGRYICRASNQHGEQRAETHLSVTSKLNARIQPRVQIINSGESVTMNCTVEGYPVESVEWLHDGVPVLTAQDTRIRLLAPLVLVIGSVGRKDKGMYQCLVRSDKENAQATAELKLGDTVPELQYTFIEQALRPGPPVSLRCSATGSPPPSFTWLLDGEPLSEIASGHRCASRSHRSIFRFLTQRYNARRRYAIGQYVDQSGDVISHLNISSAGAEDGGLYACVASNSLATVEHKARLNIYGPPYIRSIGPVRAIAGVDTTIACPYSGYPITSVEWSREGVALPLDIRHRVDSEGHLTIANVDPNDAVTYTCMVRARSGETASRDIRLTVSSPPVMGPFNFPPNLQEGSRAQVTCTVTSGDLPIHFSWLKDGEPLPSSLRIEERVAEFFSLLVFKELSSRHSGKYTCVATNSAAKVNHTAELLVKVPPQWIFEPQDVATLLGNPLNVHCEAKGFPPPRVTWLRSRGRSSNDYQPLVDGSDGRLTILPNGSLWTASAGPQDEGHYLCRANNGIGSGLSKVIYVSVHEPARFEFQSKNVTIRRGESVTLDCTVIGDNPIEVQWMHNSDRLDTNSHRLSISQIKTDNGLKSQLSIGSSDRQDSGVYRCTADNAYGRSEHLIYLAVQERPDPPASLEVIEIGSRSIRLLWKRAFDGNSPIRNYVIQYRSLNHGLADDWNPAKTHNVTYTPGSSSTGNGAHPTQNALSPFGATSDDQEVALVGGLHPAVTYTFRIFAINSIDVSVPTDPVVAKTQEEAPTEPPQNIKVQSAGPGELMVTWQPPPKESCNGDLLGYIVTWSEHSSSTSGVNQSKSLTVNGWATTKVQLTGLRKFTKYDISIRAFNSIASGPASVPIVGTTQEGVPETPPTQVSCVPLSSQSVKVSWSAPPPHQHGGIIQGYKVYYRPVPTDNMDISTMGEIKKTSSVETYLLTLYKYTNYSIRVLAYTGAGDGVLSPPIFCTTEEDVPGPPAGIKALALTAESILVSWLPPLQPNGNVSKYTVYSREAGSSNHNTHTMHEPPSSPTDTLTMELRGLVERQLYEFWVSATTGLGEGEPTTIVTQTTNTRAPARVASFSQLLRRAIKSSITLSCMVVGNPTPRAIWTYRNGQISTGRHYELTNDGHLNIRGLEQSVAGNYTCSASNLFGDDSITYTLVVVMPPRAPTLELQYTTTNSIRLRWNHPNNGGATIQGYVLSYKRDQGGWEEIALSPEQTEFILSGLKCGSSYLAHLTAHNRVGTGDPSPLISATTKGTAPLLPKERDIISANGTSVKLNLLSWPNGGCPIQYYTVEYRRRISTEPWILVASRATENLIIRDLKTASWYSLRLTAHNDAGSTQTQMEFATTTLSGVSIGPPNDLIMEDDVKKTIPNHKVFYVIIPVVCAIVLIISAAILGYVMLKRSGRANYLGEILPGQQQNQQSGLGLVQQQQQHQQHHHLSSCMSTMQLKSTAERDNRRNHQVYTSSPVKQENHKSNDHGSEMYEISPYATFSVPGRENRSVTTATLDYTMQFKTFGHLENEDINTIDYERSSVDFERWHKQRYFPSIAEAESKLRSSRQGSGSDTSGSPCGECAGPSYRVPVKPCRDVFSRGVESSTESNNEGSPSLARRRSRQPSRSTRSSVEDMTLLPPSGFSDSRELSDVECDRDRDRDRGERDRDRDWQGLSAGTRHGGSLGRLPIEAVESMLARYQQRKEQERQEFTIHV is encoded by the exons TGCTGACTGTGCCCGGCTACGACGTCAGGGTGAATAGATCCCCGGTGGTGGAGGGATGCAACGCGGTTCTATCTTGCGCGGCGCGGGAGGACGTGAAAGAACACCTGACAGTCACCTCCTGGTTCCGCGACGAGGCCATTCTTCTACCTGGGAGCACGGACACGG GAGGAAGATTCGTGGTCACCTCCCAGGGTGATCTCCACATCAGAGCTGCCAGACCGGAAGACGGTAGAGCCACGTACTCGTGTTTAACTTTTCACGCGCTAACcagcgaaagaagaagaagcgagCCTGCAACGTTAACAGTCACGG AGCCACAGGGACCAATGCCAACGCGATTGATGCAGAGATCTCAGATCGCCATCTCCGCGGAAAGCGGCTCGGACGTCCACCTGACTTGCTCGGCCCAAGGGAGCCCACCCCCGCAATTTACTTGGTATCGCGATGTTAACG GCCATTCGATACCGGTTGAGTCATTTGGCCGAATTCAGCTGTGGGGCGATTTGATGCAAATTCGCCGCGTAGACGCCGGGGATGCAGGAAGGTACATTTGTCGAGCCAGCAATCAGCACGGCGAGCAACGAGCGGAAACACACCTGTCGGTCACGTCGAAACTTAACGCGAGGATTCAGCCACGCGTTCAG ATCATCAATTCCGGGGAGTCGGTCACGATGAATTGCACGGTGGAGGGTTATCCGGTCGAGAGCGTCGAGTGGCTGCACGACGGTGTCCCCGTATTGACCGCGCAGGACACCAGGATCAGATTGCTGGCCCCTCTGGTGCTGGTGATAGGCTCGGTAGGACGAAAGGACAAGGGGATGTACCAGTGTCTGGTCAGAAGCGACAAGGAGAACGCGCAGGCCACCGCGGAATTGAAGCTCGGAG ACACCGTGCCGGAGCTGCAGTACACGTTCATCGAGCAGGCTCTGCGACCAGGCCCTCCAGTGTCCTTGAGATGCTCCGCGACAGGATCGCCGCCGCCATCGTTCACTTGGCTGCTGGACGGAGAGCCATTGAGCGAGATCGCCTCTGGGCACAGGTGCGCATCTAGATCCCATCGATCAATATTCCGCTTCTTAACGCAGAGATACAATGCCCGACGTAGGTACGCGATAGGACAGTACGTCGATCAGTCTGGAGACGTGATCAGTCACCTGAACATATCGTCGGCGGGCGCTGAAGACGGCGGACTCTATGCCTGTGTCGCGTCCAACTCTCTGGCCACGGTCGAGCACAAAGCCAGACTGAACATTTACG GTCCGCCGTACATCCGATCGATAGGACCTGTACGCGCGATAGCCGGCGTTGATACCACCATAGCCTGTCCTTACTCGGGTTATCCTATCACGTCCGTCGAATGGTCTCGCGAGGGGGTCGCGTTGCCCCTCGATATAAGGCATCGCGTCGATAGCGAGGGCCACCTCACCATAGCCAACGTCGACCCAAACGATGCGGTCACTTACACCTGCATGGTCCGCGCGAGATCCGGCGAGACGGCCAGCAGAGACATCCGGTTGACTGTCAGCA GTCCACCTGTCATGGGTCCCTTCAACTTCCCCCCAAACCTCCAGGAAGGCAGTCGTGCCCAGGTTACTTGCACCGTAACTTCCGGCGATCTTCCAATCCACTTCTCCTGGCTAAAAGACGGCGAACCGTTGCCTTCGTCTTTACGC ATCGAAGAAAGGGTGGCCGAATTCTTCAGCCTGCTCGTTTTCAAAGAACTCTCCTCCCGGCACAGCGGCAAGTATACTTGCGTGGCGACTAATAGCGCAGCCAAAGTGAACCACACGGCCGAGCTTCTGGTTAAAGTGCCGCCACAGTGGATATTCGAACCGCAAGACGTAGCCACCCTCTTGGGCAATCCTCTCAACGTCCACTGCGAGGCCAAGGGGTTCCCTCCGCCGCGTGTCACGTGGCTGCGTTCCAGAGGAAGGTCCTCCAACGATTATCAGCCGCTGGTCGATGGCTCTGATGGGAGATTGACCATTCTACCGAATGGATCATTGTGGACGGCCTCGGCTGGACCCCAAGACGAAGGACACTATCTCTGTCGAGCGAACAACGGGATTGGTTCTGGCCTGAGCAAAGTGATTTACGTGTCAGTACACG AGCCAGCGAGATTCGAGTTCCAGAGCAAAAACGTGACGATCCGCCGCGGCGAGTCCGTGACGCTGGATTGCACTGTCATCGGGGATAATCCCATAGAAGTGCAGTGGATGCACAACAGCGATCGTTTAGACACGAACAGTCACCGGCTGAGCATCAGTCAGATAAAAACGGACAACGGGCTGAAATCGCAGCTATCAATTGGGAGCAGCGATCGGCAGGATTCTGGGGTCTACAGATGCACCGCGGACAACGCTTATGGCAGGAGCGAGCATCTAATTTATTTGGCTGTTCAAG AAAGGCCGGATCCGCCAGCCTCGCTCGAAGTCATAGAAATCGGCTCGCGATCGATACGACTACTCTGGAAGAGGGCTTTCGACGGAAACAGCCCGATACGGAATTACGTTATTCAGTATCGGTCCCTGAATCACGGTTTGGCTGACGATTGGAACCCTGCGAAAACGCACAATGTCACTTACACGCCCGGAAGTTCCAGCACCGGGAACGGTGCGCATCCAACGCAGAACG CACTGTCCCCGTTCGGAGCTACCAGCGACGACCAAGAGGTAGCTTTAGTGGGTGGGCTTCATCCAGCGGTGACTTACACGTTTCGTATATTCGCGATAAATTCCATAGACGTGAGTGTGCCCACGGATCCTGTAGTTGCCAAGACTCAAGAAGAAG CCCCCACTGAGCCACCCCAAAATATTAAAGTGCAATCAGCTGGGCCTGGAGAGCTTATGGTTACCTGGCAG CCACCCCCGAAGGAATCCTGTAACGGAGATCTATTGGGCTACATAGTGACATGGTCGGAGCATTCATCTTCGACGTCAGGTGTGAACCAAAGCAAAAGTTTAACCGTAAACGGATGGGCGACTACAAAGGTGCAACTCACCGGCTTGAGAAAGTTCACTAAGTACGATATATCGATCAGAGCTTTCAATAGTATAGCCAGCGGCCCGGCGAGCGTGCCCATTGTCGGTACAACTCAGGAAGGAG TGCCGGAAACCCCGCCAACGCAAGTGTCCTGCGTTCCTCTGTCCTCCCAGAGTGTCAAAGTATCGTGGAGCGCTCCTCCGCCCCACCAGCACGGCGGTATTATTCAGGGTTACAAAGTATACTACAGACCGGTGCCCACTGACAACA TGGACATATCGACGATGGGCGAAATAAAGAAGACTTCCAGCGTAGAAACTTATTTGCTCACGCTATACAAATATACGAACTACTCTATCAGAGTGCTAGCTTATACCGGCGCTGGCGATGGTGTTCTGAGCCCACCGATTTTCTGCACAACCGAGGAGGATG TGCCGGGTCCTCCAGCTGGAATCAAAGCTTTAGCGTTAACCGCGGAAAGTATATTAGTCTCGTGGTTACCGCCTCTGCAGCCGAATGGAAACGTCTCGAAATACACGGTTTATAGCAGAGAGGCTGGCTCCAGCAACCACAACACCCACACCATGCACGAGCCACCGTCATCGCCTACTGACACGCTCACCATGGAACTGCGAGGCTTAGTCGAGAG ACAATTGTACGAGTTCTGGGTATCAGCGACAACAGGATTGGGCGAGGGAGAGCCGACCACCATAGTAACTCAAACTACGAACACTAGAG CTCCGGCCAGAGTGGCGTCGTTTTCGCAATTACTGAGGAGGGCGATCAAATCGTCGATTACATTGTCCTGTATGGTCGTCGGTAACCCTACACCTCGTGCGATATGGACGTATCGAAACGGTCAGATCTCCACTGGCAGGCATTACGAATTAACGAACGACGGTCATCTCAATATACGCG GACTAGAACAATCAGTGGCGGGGAATTATACGTGTTCAGCTAGCAATTTATTCGGCGACGATTCCATCACTTACACGTTAGTCGTGGTGATGCCACCTAGAGCGCCAACATTGGAACTACAGTATACGACAACGAATAGCATAAGACTTAGATGGAATCATCCCAACAACGGTGGTGCCACTATCCAAG GCTACGTATTAAGTTACAAACGGGACCAAGGTGGTTGGGAAGAAATCGCGTTATCACCTGAACAGACTGAGTTCATCTTATCGGGTTTAAAATGCGGTTCCTCTTACCTGGCTCATTTAACAGCGCACAACCGCGTGGGCACCGGCGACCCAAGCCCTCTAATCAGCGCGACGACCAAAGGAACTG CTCCTCTGTTACCCAAAGAACGAGACATCATCTCCGCGAATGGCACCTCCGTTAAGTTGAACCTTCTGTCCTGGCCAAACGGCGGCTGTCCGATTCAATACTACACCGTGGAGTATCGTAGACGTATCAGCACCGAGCCGTGGATTCTGGTCGCGAGTCGCGCCACCGAGAATCTGATCATAAGAGACTTGAAGACTGCCTCGTGGTACAGTTTACGTTTGACGGCGCACAACGACGCCGGATCGACGCAAACGCAAATGGAATTCGCGACGACCACGCTCAGCGGCGTCAGCATCGGCCCACCAAACGATTTAATCATGGAGGACGACGTCAAGAAGACTATACCGAATCACAAAGTGTTTTACGTGATCATACCGGTTGTCTGCGCGATTGTCTTGATCATTTCCGCCGCGATCTTGGGATACGTGATGCTCAAACGTAGTGGAAG AGCCAATTACTTGGGAGAAATACTGCCTGGACAGCAACAGAATCAACAATCAGGGCTGGGATTGgttcaacaacaacagcagcatcaACAACACCATCACCTATCGAGTTGCATGAGCACCATGCAACTGAAGTCCACTGCTGAACGTGATAATAGGAGGAACCATCAAGTTTACACTAGCTCGCCGGTGAAACAGGAAAATCATAAGTCGAACGATCACGGATCAG AGATGTACGAGATAAGTCCATACGCGACGTTCAGTGTACCAGGAAGAGAGAATCGTTCAGTGACCACCGCCACGCTAGATTACACGATGCAGTTCAAAACGTTCGGCCATCTGGAGAACGAAGACATCAACACGATCGATTACGAGAGATCCAGCGTGGACTTCGAGAG GTGGCACAAGCAACGATACTTCCCAAGCATCGCGGAAGCGGAGAGCAAGCTGCGCTCGAGTCGCCAAGGTTCCGGAAGCGACACGTCCGGAAGCCCTTGCGGAGAGTGCGCTGGACCTAGTTACAGGGTGCCAGTGAAGCCTTGCAGAG atgtgttttCACGAGGCGTAGAATCGAGTACGGAGTCCAACAACGAGGGTTCACCTTCGCTTGCGAGACGACGAAGCCGACAACCGAGCCGGTCTACTCGCAG TTCGGTGGAGGACATGACGTTGTTGCCGCCAAGCGGGTTTAGCGACAGCCGCGAATTGAGCGACGTAGAGTGCGACCGTGATCGTGATCGTGATCGTGGCGAGCGTGATCGTGATCGCGACTGGCAAGGTCTGTCGGCCGGGACCCGCCACGGCGGCAGCTTGGGTAGACTGCCGATCGAGGCCGTCGAATCTATGCTCGCTAG GTACCAACAGAGGAAGGAACAAGAGAGGCAAGAGTTCACTATACACGTATGA